A segment of the Deltaproteobacteria bacterium genome:
CCTGCCGAATTCTTGCCGCCGGAGGTTTCCGGTTCCGTTGGAGCGGGCCAGGTTGCCTGCCCCGACTTTGAGGACTGTGATCCCGGAGAGAATTTCGAAAACGATCCGGGTTGCCAGTTCAGCCCCGATATCAGCTGTTTTTGCTTCGAAGTGGTCGCTGAATCCGAAGGATGCACCTTCAGTGAAAGCGGGACGGAGGCCTTCAGCATCGCCTATGATACGGGAACGGAAGAAAAAACCTTCACCCTTGTCGAAACCAACGCCTTTGTCGATCCGGTGACGGCCTTGACCCTCCCCGGTGTGGAGGACATTTCCATTGCCTTTGCCGACAACTGGGATTGCTCCGGCACTTTCACCCCGGTCACCTTCACGTCGCCTCCAACCACCTGCATGGCCATGGAGGAAGAGGTCGCCGGCGGGAATGAAGACCACGACTCCTGTTTTCAGGAAAAGGGAGAAGACATAGGGGAAGAAGGGGGCGAATTATAGGCGTCACTGAATCAACCGTCCCCCATCGACGGCAAGTACGGTTCCGGTGGCAAAGTCGGTTTTCTCGACCAAAAAAAGGGTCGCCTCGGCAATATCCCGGGGCGACCCGATTTTTTTTAAGGGGAGATTCCTGATCAGTTTCTTTTGATCCGCGTTGGTGGTCCCCGTAAGCGGCAGGACCGGGCCGGGGGAGACGGCATTGACACAAACCTCGGGGGCCAGTTCCTTGGCCAGCGCCTTGGTGAGGCCGATGATTCCTGATTTTGACACGCAGTAGGGGAGATAATTTCTATACGGTCTTTCCCCGGCCCAATCGGCGATATTGACGATCTTGCCAAAACCTTTCTTTTTCATCTCCAATCCCGCCTGCCAGGCGAAAAGAAAACTTCCCTTCAGGTTGACGGTCATGAAGTGATCCCAATCTTTTTCGGTGATTTTTTCGAGGGGTGTCCGGTAAAAGTCAGCGGCGTTGTTGATGAGCACATCGATGCCCCCCCATCGCTTTTTCAGATCCTTGAGAATTTTCGCCACGTCGTTTAATTTTCCCATTTCCGCCGGATAGGCAACTGCCGGGACCTCGTTTTTGTATAAGTGCTTGACCATGAGATCGGCGTCTTTTTTTGATGTTTTGTAGGTAAAGGCGATTCGCGCCCCCCGCCGGGCGAAATTTTCCACCAGACAACGCCCCACCCGACGAGCCCCGCCGGTGATCAAAACAACCTTGTTTTGAAGATTCATAACGGATAGAGGATAACCCAATGAAAGCCGGAGTTCCATCAAACAATTCAATTACCATTCTGGCAAGCGGCGGGGCCGACAGCGCGGTTCTTCTGGATTGGGCGATCAAAAAATATCGGCGGGTTCACCCGGTCTACGTGAAACAGGGGTATTGCTGGGAGAAGGCGGAGATTTATTGGCTGAAGAAATTTTTAAGACAGATTAGTCGGGGGGGAAGGGGGGAGGGTGGTCTTGGTAAATTAAAGATTCTTGAGGCGCCGATGGGGGATGTCCTTAAGAATCATTGGAGCCTGAACAGCCGAAAAGTGCCCGGTGTCCGTTCGTCCGACAAGGCCGTCTACTTGCCCGGCCGGAATCTGTTTCTTTTTTCCAAGGCGGCGGCCTTTTGCGCAGAAAAAGGGATCGGTTCTTTTGCCGTCGGTTCACTGAAAGGAAATCCCTTCTCTGATGCGCGTCCGTTGTATTTCAGGGGATTGGAAAAGATCTTTCACCAGTCGCTGGGATTTGCCGTTAAAATCAAAAGCCCCTTTGTTGGGTGGAAAAAGAAGGATGTCCTCCACTATGGCCGGGGGTTGCCCTTTCATCTGACTTTTTCATGCCTCAATCCGAGAGGGATTAAGTCCTGCGGGCGATGCAATAAATGCGCGGAGCGGATCAAGGTGTTTTCTTCTTTTCCACCTTCTCCAGCCATTCCCTGATGTTTCTTTCATATCCGATGTCTGTCGGGTGATAATATTTTTTCCCCTTCAGTTTTTCCGGCAGATGCTCCTGGTCCACAATATGGTCTTTTTCGTCGTGGGCGTATTTGTACCCTTTGCCGTAGCCCAGATTTTTCATCAGTTTGGTCGGGGCATTGCGCAGATGCATGGGGGTCGGTAGTGGGCCGAATTGTTCGACATCGGACTTGGCGGACAGATAAGACATATAGGACGCATTGCTCTTCGGGGCGCCTGCCAGATAAGTGGCGCACTGTGCGAGTGGAATCCAACCTTCCGGCATGCCGACAAAGTCAAAGCTCTGCATGCAACTAATCGCCACCTGGACCGCCTGCGGGTCGGCATTGCCGACATCCTCGCTGGCAAAAATAACCATTCTTCTGGCCAGAAACAACGGTTCCTCCCCCGCCTCCAGCATCCGCGCCAGATAATATACGGCCGCGTCCGGGTCCGAACCACGCATGCTCTTGATAAAGGCGGAGATCAGATTGTAATGCTCCTCGCCCGATTTGTCGTAGAGGAGCGCTTTCTTTTGCAGGGCCGATTCGATGTGGGGGAGGGTGAGGGTGGATGGTGGATCGTCGATCGATGAAATCCCCCCCGGCCCCCCTTTTTCAAAGGGGGGGGGAGGGGGGATTTTTCAACAATGATACCGCTGTCTCCAGCGTATTCAACATCCTTCGCGCATCTCCATCGCTTGATTCGCAGAGATATTCTTCCGCCTCGGCGGCCGTTTTGATTTTTAATTTTCCCAATCCCCTTTTTTCATCCATCAGCGCGAAACGAAGAATTTTTTTCAAATCGTCCGTCGTCAGTGTTTTAAGAACCAGCACCTTGCATCGGGACAAAAGGGGGGAGACGACCTCAAATGAAGGATTCTCCGTCGTGGCGCCGATGAAAATAATCGTCCCTTTTTCGATGTACGGCAAAAAGGCGTCCTGCTGGGCCTTGTTGAAGCGGTGGATTTCGTCCACAAAAAGGATGGTTCGTTTTCCGTAGAGCTTCAGTTGACTGTCCGCCTCCGCAATCATCTCTTTGACCTCTTTAATGCCGGAGGTCACGGCAGACAGCGGGACGAATCGGCAATCCTTTTTTTTCGCCAACAGGAAGGCGAGAGTGGTTTTTCCCGAGCCGGGCGGACCCCAGAAAATCAGGGAGGGGAGGATGGGGGATTCAAAGACCTGCGTCAAAAATTTTCCGGGACCGACGATGTGGCTTTGTCCCGCAAATTCCTCAAACGTCTGTGGCCTCATCCGGTCGGCCAAAGGGGCGAGTGATTGCACATTTTGGGAAAAGAGATCGTTGGACATTTTACTTGGGGCCCTTTCGGCTCGGCTGATGCTACTCGCGTCTATTTATTTTCGGGCCTCAAACCCGCCTGCCAATCCGGCGGGCAGGTGGCCCCAAACCCCGCGCTCGCAACTGACAAAGCCAGATTGCTCGCTTAACTATAACCTATCCGAAGAGGACGACTCTTGCAATCGCTCCCGCTAGTCGCTAAATTGTGCTTCATGCCCTCCTTTAAAATCGTCTCCGAATACAAGCCTTGCGGGGATCAGCCGGAGGCGATTGAAAAGCTGGTCGATGGTGTCGACAAGGCTTTAAAACATCAGACCCTGCTCGGTGTGACCGGTTCGGGGAAAACCTTCACGATGGCCAATGTGATCGCACAAGTCCAAAAGCCGGCGCTGATCATTGCCCCAAACAAAACACTCGCCGCCCAGCTCTATTCCGAGTTCAAAGTTCTCTTTCCCGAAAACGCCGTGGAATATTTCGTCAGCTACTACGATTACTACCAGCCGGAGGCCTACGTCCCGCGGACAGACACCTACATCGAAAAAGACTCGGCCATCAACGAGGACATCGACAAGATGCGCCACTCGGCCACCCGATCGCTTCTCGAACGCCCCGATGTCGTCATCGTTGCCTCTGTCTCCTGCATCTATGGCCTCGGCTCGCCGGAGGCCTATCATGGGATGCTGGTGGACATCAAAAAGGGGATGAGCGTTTCGCGGACGGAAATTTTGAACAAACTGACAAACTGGTTGAAATCCAGTACGAGCGAAACGACATCGATTTTCACCGCGGGACTTTTCGCGTCCGGGGCGATGTCGTCGAAATTTTTCCCGCCTACGAGGAAGACCGCGCCGTCCGGATGGAGTTTTTTGGAGACGAGATTGATCAGATTTCGGTGATGGACCCCCTAAAAGTGGGGGTTGTAGAAAAGATTGATCAGATCGCCATATACCCCGGTTCTCATTATGTCACTCCGGAAGATCAGCTCAAACGGGCCATGGCGGCCATTAGAGAGGAGCTTGTTGAACGGGTCAAATATTTCAAGAACAACAACAAGCTGATTGAGGCCCAACGCATCGAGCAACGGACATTGTTCGATTTGGAGATGATTGATGAGATTGGTTTTTGCAAGGGGATTGAGAATTATTCCCGTCATTTAACCGGCAGGCCCCCTGGGGCCCCGCCGCCGACGCTTCTCGAGTATTTTCCAAAAGGTTTCCTTCTTTTTATCGACGAGTCGCATGTGGGGGTGCCTCAACTGGGGGGGATGTACGAAGGGGATCGGTCTTCCCTCGGCCCTCGACAACCGGCCGCTCCGATTTGACGAGTTTGAGGGGATGGTCGATCAGACCATCTATGTGTCCGCCACGCCGGGGCCTTATGAAATGCGGTTAAGCCGCGGGAAAGTTGTGGAGCAGGTGGTCCGGCCCACGGGGCTCATCGATCCGGAAATTACCGTCCGGCCGGTTGGATCACAGGTGGATGATCTCATGCAGGAGATTAACGGGGTGGTTGAAAAAGGGAATCGTGTTTTGGTGACGACGCTCACCAAACGGATGGCCGAAAATCTGACGCAGTATTATTCAGAGAGGGGAATGCGCGTTAAATATCTTCACTCGGATATCGAGACGCTGGAGCGGATTGAAATCATCCGCGATCTTCGGCTGGGGAAATTTGACGTGTTGATCGGCATCAATCTTCTCCGCGAGGGGCTCGATATTCCCGAGGTGGCGCTGGTGGCCATTTTGGATGCCGACAAAGAGGGATTCTTAAGATCGGAGAGGTCGCTCGTTCAAACCTTCGGCCGGGCCGCACGCAACATCGCAGGACATGTCGTCTGCTATGCCGATACGATGACCGGATCGCTTCAATCGGCAATTGCCGAAACAAACCGCCGCCGGGCGATTCAGGAGGCGTATAACTTAAAACACGGCATCACGCCCAGATCGGTGACCAAAGAAATCCGCGATTCGCTCTATATCGAATCGGAGGCCGATTATATGACGGTCCCGGTGGTCGCCGAGGGAAAAGGGGTGGATATGCCGTCCGAAGAAATTCCCTCAATCATCAACCATCTGACCCGGCAAATGAAAAAACATGCGGAAAATATGAAGTTTGAGGAGGCGGCATCTTTAAGAGATCAGATCAAAAAATTAAAGGAGATGGAATTGAGTTACGGGGTGAAGGTGTGAGCATCGAGGAAAAAATCGCCGAATTTCCGACCTCTCCCGGCGTCTATCTCATGAAAGGGGAAGGGGGAAAGATCATCTACGTGGGGAAGGCGGTGAATCTCCGCTCCCGCGTTCGAAGTTATTTTTCCAAAGAGGCCGACAGCCGGTATCAGGTTAAATTCCTGATGAACCGGGTGAGGGATATCGATACCCTCGTCACCGACAACGAAAAAGAGGCGCTTCTTCTCGAGAACAGCCTCATCAAAAAGCACAAGCCGCGCTACAACATTTTTCTCAAAGACGACAAAACCTACGTCAGCCTCAAGCTGACCGCCAATCATCCTTTCCCCAGTCTGATGGTCACCCGCAAGATCAAGAAGGATAAGGCCCTCTACTTTGGCCCCTATTCCTCAGCTCAGGCTTGCCGCGAGACGGTCGATTTTATTTATCGCCATTTTCGCCTCCGGACCTGTTCGGATCACGAAATCAACAACCGGTCGCGTCCCTGTCTGGAATATCAAATTCATCGCTGTAGCGCCCCCTGTGTCGGCTATGTCAGCCGGGAGGATTACGTCAGGCAGGTTGATCAGGTTCGGCTTTTTCTGGAAGGGAAGAACGAAACACTCATCGCACAGGCGAAAGAAAGCATGACTCGTGCGTCGGACAAGGAACGTTTTGAGGAGGCGGCCAAGTGGCGCGATTTACTGGCGAACTTGGAAGCGACGCTAGAAAAACAGAAGGTAGTCAAGCATGGCGGTCTGCACCAGGATCTGGTTTCGCTCTATCGAGAGGGAGACCGCGGTGTGATTGCGCTTTTTGTCATCCGCAAGGGAACACTGGTCGATTCCCGCTATTATCCGGTCGGATGTCTTGAGGAAGACGCCCAGGTGGTCGATCACTTTCTAAATCAGTATTATCTCGGATCTGTTTTTATTCCCGATGAGATTCTTGTTTCCCATCTTCCGGAAAACCCGGAGGTCCTCACACGGCTTTTGACGGAGAGAAAGGAAAAAAAGGTTGTCATCCGGGCGCCGCAAAAGGGGGAGAAAAAGGATTTAATCGAACTGGCCTTCAAAAATGCGCAGGCCCAATTTTCCCGTCTGGTGAATAAGGAGTATCAGACACAGGAGGCGCTCAAACTCCTTCAGGAAGCCTTAAGTCTTTCCAAATTTCCGCACCGGATGGAGTGTTACGATATCTCGAACATCTCCGGAAAAAAGGCCACCGGTTCCCGTGTTGTTTTTATTGATGGAGAGCCGGATAAGAATGAGTACCGGCATTATAAAATCCGGATGAAAGAGGAGCCGAATGATTATGCGATGATGAAGGAGGTGTTGGGGAGGAGGTTTGCCGTAGGGGCGTCATTTATGGCGCCCGGGCGCGATGAATCGCGCCCCTACAATCTTCCTGACCTCCTCGTCATCGACGGCGGCAAGGGACAGCTCAACGCGGCCTTGCAGGTCCTGGAAGAATCGGGTTTTGGTCAAATTGCCGCAATCGGTGTGGCCAAGGGGAAAGGGCCCGGCGCCCGGGCTAAAGGAATTTGGGAAGGAAAAAAGGAAGAAGAAATCTACCTTCCGCACCGCAAAAATCCGCTTGTCTTAAAAAAAGGAAGCCCCGAACTCCTGCTCCTCCAGCGCCTCCGCGACGAGGCCCACCGGTTTGCGATTAAGTATCACCGCAAATTGAGGGATGAGAAAAGAAATTAAGGTTTTGCCCAGGTGTAATAAACAATCATCTCCGGCGAGACACCCTGTTTTTTCGAACTGACATTCTGGATCCAGGCGCCGATGTTTAATGAATCGGAGGGACTCATCAGAAAGGGTTTGGGAAACCAGACCTGCTCGTCGATTTTGCCCGCCTCGTTATTTGTCGCAAAACTGACATGCATGAGCATCTCATGATCCCCCTTGGTCTGATAGGCCGGTTTCTGGTTTAGCCCCGCGGCGAATTCCACCAGCCGGGTCGACTTCCAGCAGTCCACGCTCATCAAGATACCGTGAATTTCGGCCGGACCGGAAAATTTCACCGAAATTTCATCGGGGCTTCGTCCCGAGGTAGAACCCTCCTGGTTGAAATACTTTTGGAATATCCGGCCGTGAATCCGGCCGTCGTCGCCGGGTGGTTTTGTCAGAGTCTCGGTCTGGACATCGAACATCGGAGGCGTCGGCACGGTCTTAACACGGCTGTTCTTCAAGCGGAGTTCCAGTTCAGAAAAATTGATGCTGATGAAAAACAAAACAGCCAGAAGGAAGATTGTAGGCCATCGTGTCATTAAGATGTCAGTTTTTTCCGGTATTCCTCCGGAATCGGCGTCGATTTTCCGGTTTTGTAATCGTACCAGACGAGGGCCGAACTTCCTGTCGCCACTTGTTCACCGTTCAGTTTGTCCATCATGTCATATTCAATGATGAAGCTTGAATTTTTCACCTGCGTCACGCGGGCCTCCACGACAAGCCGCTCATCCACATGAACCGGCTTGAGGAATTTGCAGGAGATTTCGGCAATGATGAAGGGAAAATGGGAGGCCCGGATCGGTTTTCCCTCTTCAATCCTGAAAAATTTTCTGAAAAGGGCCACGCGGGCCTGCTCGAAATAGGTGAAATAGACGGCATTGTTGGCGTGTCCCATCGGGTCGCAGTCGTTCCAACGGACGGTGATTTCGGCGGTCGTTTTCATCTAGAAAAAATAGCCGAAGGAAAAATGAAACCTCTGTCCTTTTTCCCCCTCTTTTTTGTCCAAAACAAACCCGTAGTCAAGGCGAATCGGCCCCACGGGGGTGAAATAGCGGAGACCGACACCGGCCGACTCCCGGATGGAGTCGCGCGAGATGCCGGTGATCGTCTCGGTCAGGCTTCCGGCGTCGAAAAATCCGGCCAGCTTGAAGTTGTTGAAGAGGCGGTAGTGAAGCTCCGCGTTGTAAATGACCGACGTGGTTCCGCCTCCGGAATCGACGGCATCCTCGTCAAAGCCTCTCACGGTGTCGTTTCCCCCCATGAAGAAAAGTTTTGTCACCGGAACGCGGGCGGAGGGATTGATGCGGAACAACTTGCCGGCCCTGAATGCGTTGACAAGCGTGAACCGGTTCAAGAAATGAAGATAGTGCGCGAGGTTGACCTTGGCTATGTTGAAAACATTGGAGGCGTCGGCCAGATCGGTGTCGAACTCGGTTGAGACAAGGGCGTAAAAGCCTCTGCCGGGATCGGCAAAATTGTCCCGCGTGTCGTAGGTGACGGAAAAAATATTTTCCAGAAAGGTGCTGTCAAAGAGGTTCTCCGCCAGCGCGTCGGTGTTGCTCTCGCCTTCAAAAATATTCATCCGGTTTGCCTGCATTTTCATCAGGACGGTCCAATCGGGGCCGAAATGTTTCAAGACCCCCACCGATCCGCCGAAAGAGGCGGCGTTGAACTGTTCGTCGTCTTCGTACTGGACAAAGTACTGGTTGACGAGGTTCCAGCTCGCCCCGTACACCCGCGGGGAATAGAAAGTCGCCTCGCCGCGGTCGAACTCGAAGCCGCCGACCAGGCGAAACTGAACCTGCTTGGCCAGGCCGAAAATATTTTGTTTGGTGAGAAGAAACTGGCCGGAGGCGAGCTTGTCGCTGTCAAAACCGGCATCCGCGTCGAAGGTCCAGCTTTTCCTTTCGGTGACCTGCACCTCCAGATCGACCACGGCGTTCTCCTTATCGACATCCGGGGTCAGGATCCGCACATGGTCGAAGATACCGAGCCTTTTCAGATTCAACTGGGCGTCGAGTATTTTTTTGTAGGTGTACGGATCGCCGCTTTTGATTTTTAAATTTTCCCGGATGACCTTCTCTTTGGTCGCGTATTGTCCGTTGATGACGATTCGGCCGATCTGCGCCTTAAGGCCCTCATCAATCGCGAATGTAAGCGACACCGCACCCGCCTGCGTGGCCGAAGCCACTTCGGCGTGGCGAAGGCCCGCCTCGCGATCAGG
Coding sequences within it:
- a CDS encoding SDR family oxidoreductase; translated protein: MNLQNKVVLITGGARRVGRCLVENFARRGARIAFTYKTSKKDADLMVKHLYKNEVPAVAYPAEMGKLNDVAKILKDLKKRWGGIDVLINNAADFYRTPLEKITEKDWDHFMTVNLKGSFLFAWQAGLEMKKKGFGKIVNIADWAGERPYRNYLPYCVSKSGIIGLTKALAKELAPEVCVNAVSPGPVLPLTGTTNADQKKLIRNLPLKKIGSPRDIAEATLFLVEKTDFATGTVLAVDGGRLIQ
- a CDS encoding 7-cyano-7-deazaguanine synthase, whose protein sequence is MKAGVPSNNSITILASGGADSAVLLDWAIKKYRRVHPVYVKQGYCWEKAEIYWLKKFLRQISRGGRGEGGLGKLKILEAPMGDVLKNHWSLNSRKVPGVRSSDKAVYLPGRNLFLFSKAAAFCAEKGIGSFAVGSLKGNPFSDARPLYFRGLEKIFHQSLGFAVKIKSPFVGWKKKDVLHYGRGLPFHLTFSCLNPRGIKSCGRCNKCAERIKVFSSFPPSPAIP
- the uvrC gene encoding excinuclease ABC subunit UvrC; this encodes MSIEEKIAEFPTSPGVYLMKGEGGKIIYVGKAVNLRSRVRSYFSKEADSRYQVKFLMNRVRDIDTLVTDNEKEALLLENSLIKKHKPRYNIFLKDDKTYVSLKLTANHPFPSLMVTRKIKKDKALYFGPYSSAQACRETVDFIYRHFRLRTCSDHEINNRSRPCLEYQIHRCSAPCVGYVSREDYVRQVDQVRLFLEGKNETLIAQAKESMTRASDKERFEEAAKWRDLLANLEATLEKQKVVKHGGLHQDLVSLYREGDRGVIALFVIRKGTLVDSRYYPVGCLEEDAQVVDHFLNQYYLGSVFIPDEILVSHLPENPEVLTRLLTERKEKKVVIRAPQKGEKKDLIELAFKNAQAQFSRLVNKEYQTQEALKLLQEALSLSKFPHRMECYDISNISGKKATGSRVVFIDGEPDKNEYRHYKIRMKEEPNDYAMMKEVLGRRFAVGASFMAPGRDESRPYNLPDLLVIDGGKGQLNAALQVLEESGFGQIAAIGVAKGKGPGARAKGIWEGKKEEEIYLPHRKNPLVLKKGSPELLLLQRLRDEAHRFAIKYHRKLRDEKRN
- a CDS encoding acyl-CoA thioesterase, with translation MKTTAEITVRWNDCDPMGHANNAVYFTYFEQARVALFRKFFRIEEGKPIRASHFPFIIAEISCKFLKPVHVDERLVVEARVTQVKNSSFIIEYDMMDKLNGEQVATGSSALVWYDYKTGKSTPIPEEYRKKLTS
- the bamA gene encoding outer membrane protein assembly factor BamA, coding for MIQRGIRLTVVLCLLCSFPVWPALSLQRKNKPDEAPRPMLIIRKLGVTGNYPYLGKKILRLSSLQSGEPFHPESIAENEKRIADFFENEGYTGTTVAISAKPDVKKPFVNIRIAIHKGKTYRLGKTEFIGNTFFSNAWLHNQLEGFGHFRLSRIKRKLKKIEQKYGNNGFVRARVKLISVETDEIKRRVNVVVEMIERKRLKINFDGNRWFSPQRLDDHVTFFTDRGYDRFEVERSEQGLIDFYRHNGFIDAGLEAEVTEPSENEIHVTFTISEGNRARLKKVVFDGATAFGEKALVSVMGNQPHTLARQGFFREDIVEEDVDRIAKYYHEHGWFDAKVTEWEIVANRFRDQMTMVVGIDEGTPYLLDNVLFKGNREFEASTLFRKSGLKLKKPLEADKVSRAQDKIIALYQEKGYAYVKINATTEPDREAGLRHAEVASATQAGAVSLTFAIDEGLKAQIGRIVINGQYATKEKVIRENLKIKSGDPYTYKKILDAQLNLKRLGIFDHVRILTPDVDKENAVVDLEVQVTERKSWTFDADAGFDSDKLASGQFLLTKQNIFGLAKQVQFRLVGGFEFDRGEATFYSPRVYGASWNLVNQYFVQYEDDEQFNAASFGGSVGVLKHFGPDWTVLMKMQANRMNIFEGESNTDALAENLFDSTFLENIFSVTYDTRDNFADPGRGFYALVSTEFDTDLADASNVFNIAKVNLAHYLHFLNRFTLVNAFRAGKLFRINPSARVPVTKLFFMGGNDTVRGFDEDAVDSGGGTTSVIYNAELHYRLFNNFKLAGFFDAGSLTETITGISRDSIRESAGVGLRYFTPVGPIRLDYGFVLDKKEGEKGQRFHFSFGYFF